From the Methylomonas sp. MK1 genome, one window contains:
- a CDS encoding BsuBI/PstI family type II restriction endonuclease, whose translation MNNKNNYIKAAQQIIISLGLPRAQQNERSALCLLALLNLTPGKAWTESENPLLGITPIMKWAQEYYAKDYAPNTRETFRRQSMHQFCDAGVVLYNPDKPDRSANSPKAVYQIEPTALALIRTFNTPAWHGNLAAYLAERETLVAKYAMEREHNRIPLEIAPGRQITLSPGQHSELIRAIIEDFAPESVLVYVGDTGDKWGYFNAALLVGLDVNVDSHGKMPDVVLHYIAKNWLLLVESVTSHGPVDGKRHAELAELFAGATAGLVYLTTFPNRAIMGRYLGEIAWETEVSVADSPSHLIHFNGERFLGPYNGL comes from the coding sequence ATGAACAACAAGAACAACTACATCAAGGCAGCACAGCAGATCATCATTTCCTTGGGTCTGCCCAGAGCGCAACAGAACGAGCGTTCCGCACTGTGCCTGTTGGCCCTGCTGAACCTCACGCCGGGAAAGGCATGGACCGAATCGGAGAATCCGCTTTTAGGCATTACCCCAATCATGAAGTGGGCTCAGGAATACTATGCCAAAGACTATGCACCCAACACCCGCGAGACATTCCGCCGCCAATCCATGCACCAGTTCTGCGATGCTGGTGTGGTCCTTTATAACCCAGACAAACCCGACAGATCGGCGAATAGCCCGAAAGCGGTCTATCAGATCGAACCCACCGCTCTAGCCCTAATTCGCACCTTCAACACGCCGGCGTGGCATGGCAATCTCGCCGCGTACCTGGCCGAACGCGAAACCCTGGTAGCCAAATATGCCATGGAACGCGAGCATAACCGTATTCCGCTGGAGATTGCACCGGGCCGGCAAATTACCCTTAGCCCCGGCCAACACAGCGAACTGATTCGGGCCATCATTGAGGACTTCGCGCCAGAGAGCGTTTTGGTCTATGTCGGAGACACGGGCGACAAGTGGGGCTACTTCAACGCTGCCCTGCTAGTCGGACTTGATGTCAACGTGGATTCACACGGCAAGATGCCTGACGTGGTCCTGCACTACATCGCAAAAAATTGGCTACTGTTGGTCGAATCCGTAACCAGTCACGGCCCGGTCGATGGCAAACGCCATGCAGAACTCGCAGAGCTATTTGCCGGAGCCACTGCCGGCCTAGTCTATTTGACCACTTTCCCGAACCGAGCAATCATGGGCCGGTATCTAGGTGAAATCGCTTGGGAGACTGAGGTTTCGGTGGCTGATTCACCGTCGCACCTGATCCACTTCAATGGTGAGCGCTTCCTTGGGCCATACAACGGGCTTTAA
- a CDS encoding PAS domain-containing protein — protein MDQKWDGIERRKSLRKTAEAMVANLFPEQLRAKPAEMLLHELLVHKIELEMQFDELQRIDTALTTARDRYRDLYDFAPIGYLVIDSAEQIDEINLTGAALLGIPHGSSLKLRFSTFVAVEDQQRWSLQFRNMMDLVTTERLALDLEMMRHDGTRFTAHLDCQHRELGDASVLLVSITEIGKS, from the coding sequence ATGGACCAAAAATGGGATGGAATCGAGCGGCGTAAGTCGCTGAGAAAGACAGCCGAAGCCATGGTGGCAAACTTATTCCCCGAGCAGCTTAGGGCTAAACCGGCGGAAATGCTGCTGCACGAATTGTTGGTGCACAAGATTGAACTGGAAATGCAATTCGACGAGTTGCAAAGAATAGATACCGCCTTGACCACAGCGCGAGACCGCTACCGGGATCTGTACGACTTCGCCCCGATTGGCTATCTCGTTATCGATTCTGCAGAACAAATCGATGAAATTAACCTGACGGGCGCCGCATTACTGGGTATCCCGCATGGATCATCACTCAAGCTGCGGTTCTCGACATTTGTGGCCGTCGAAGATCAGCAGCGTTGGTCTTTGCAGTTCCGAAACATGATGGATTTGGTTACAACCGAGAGACTGGCTCTGGATTTAGAGATGATGCGCCACGATGGGACGCGGTTTACCGCCCATCTTGATTGCCAACACCGAGAACTGGGTGATGCATCGGTGTTGCTGGTCTCTATAACGGAGATAGGCAAATCCTGA
- a CDS encoding OmpA family protein, with translation MHTYRYLSLTLLAAAVAAGCSSVPNASLIDAHNSYNNARINADVSTLAELEMKQASDTLKKADDAYAKDDDDESVTHLAYIANQQVAIAQVTAKRKTAEKAVNSAEAKRNEVRLDARTAEADAAKRQAAASQLTVDRQATELVIAGINSERDEALIAQQEILINQLNAKKTARGLVITLGDVLFRTNKAQLQAGGMRNVDKIGDFLKEYPDYKVLVEGYTDSRGSDEHNLELSDRRAYAVRTALVDAGVNSDRVRTRGYGEEYPVAGNDTASSRQLNRRVEIIMSDEKGNIAAR, from the coding sequence ATGCATACCTATCGATATTTATCCCTAACCCTGCTTGCCGCTGCGGTTGCTGCCGGCTGTAGCTCGGTGCCCAATGCATCCTTGATCGATGCTCACAACAGTTATAACAACGCCCGTATCAATGCCGACGTCAGCACGCTGGCAGAGCTGGAAATGAAGCAGGCGTCGGATACCCTGAAAAAGGCCGACGACGCTTATGCAAAGGACGACGATGATGAAAGCGTCACCCATCTGGCCTATATCGCTAACCAACAAGTGGCCATCGCGCAGGTAACCGCCAAGCGTAAAACCGCGGAAAAGGCGGTCAACAGTGCCGAAGCCAAGCGCAACGAGGTGCGTCTCGATGCCCGAACCGCGGAAGCGGATGCCGCCAAACGCCAAGCGGCGGCGAGTCAACTGACCGTGGACCGGCAAGCAACGGAATTGGTCATCGCCGGTATCAATAGCGAGCGCGACGAGGCCTTGATTGCGCAACAGGAAATCTTGATTAACCAACTGAATGCGAAGAAAACCGCACGCGGTTTGGTGATTACCTTGGGCGACGTGTTGTTCCGCACTAATAAAGCCCAGTTACAAGCCGGCGGAATGCGCAATGTCGACAAAATAGGCGACTTCCTAAAGGAATATCCCGACTATAAGGTATTGGTCGAAGGCTATACCGACAGCAGGGGTAGCGACGAACATAATTTGGAACTCTCCGACCGCCGCGCTTATGCGGTGCGCACCGCTTTGGTGGACGCCGGTGTGAACAGTGACCGAGTCAGAACGCGTGGTTACGGCGAGGAATACCCGGTTGCCGGTAACGATACCGCATCCAGCCGGCAGTTGAATCGCCGAGTGGAAATTATCATGTCGGACGAGAAGGGCAATATTGCCGCGCGTTAG
- a CDS encoding bacteriocin: MNAQLNQSFRVLNAEELQNVSGGWCGTTYPGFWKGPKPGPLPDLFNSAVSRLNMVSLNPQPLPPAEIGFFVK, encoded by the coding sequence ATGAACGCTCAATTAAATCAAAGTTTCAGAGTTCTGAATGCTGAAGAACTGCAAAATGTATCCGGCGGTTGGTGCGGAACTACTTACCCCGGTTTTTGGAAAGGACCAAAACCCGGCCCTCTGCCCGACCTGTTCAATAGCGCGGTTAGCAGGCTTAACATGGTAAGCCTTAATCCCCAACCGTTACCACCCGCTGAGATCGGCTTCTTCGTAAAGTAA
- a CDS encoding cytochrome b gives MKWLNNTERYGTLSMALHWIIVLLFVAIYASIELRELFPKGSDPREAMKAWHFMLGLSLLVLIGPRLLFMFQGRYPAIQPEPPRWQNLLGRSMHLTLYALMIVMPLSGWLLLSAEAKPIPFFGLQLPALIGESKSFAELIEGFHETVGTLGYFLIGLHSAAALYHHYMLRDNTLRRMLPKCGDSTKDLPE, from the coding sequence ATGAAATGGCTAAATAACACCGAACGTTACGGCACGCTCTCAATGGCGCTGCACTGGATAATCGTATTGTTGTTTGTCGCGATTTACGCCAGCATCGAACTACGCGAACTGTTTCCCAAGGGCAGCGATCCGCGCGAGGCCATGAAAGCCTGGCATTTTATGCTGGGTCTAAGCCTATTGGTGTTGATTGGACCGCGCTTGCTGTTTATGTTTCAAGGGCGGTATCCGGCTATCCAACCCGAACCGCCGCGCTGGCAAAATCTGCTGGGTCGCAGCATGCATCTGACTCTGTACGCGCTGATGATAGTCATGCCCTTGTCGGGATGGTTGCTACTCAGCGCCGAAGCCAAACCAATTCCATTTTTTGGCTTACAACTGCCGGCGCTGATCGGCGAAAGTAAGAGCTTTGCCGAATTGATAGAGGGTTTTCACGAAACCGTCGGTACATTGGGTTATTTTCTGATCGGTTTGCACAGTGCCGCCGCGCTGTATCATCACTATATGCTGCGCGACAATACCCTGCGGCGGATGTTGCCGAAGTGCGGCGATTCCACCAAGGATTTGCCGGAATAA
- a CDS encoding diguanylate cyclase domain-containing protein: MRLDKFILENLEGILHEWEEFAANYLPDADGMNKRELGDHLRQMLLTIAADLARPQSAKDQSQKAKGQQISDGSVTAATTHGSERLAAGFSLNSTVSEFRALRASVTRLWIKQDFKQINAETDLGDLIRFNEAIDQAITESVVGYSTEKEYDSRMFETILACGSDLIFSFDLDGRFVYANKQLKDLFGLTMEEMIGKNCYDLHVPIAAELQAQVEQVIRSKGSVSREAPYTASSGKPVWHDYVFTPVFNKDGEVESVVCIGHDVTERRASEHNNWTKANYDDLTGLPNRSFFTHRLEESVKHSHRFGSPIALLFIDLDYFKEINDQFGHEAGDSLLKQTAERIHACVRESDTAARIGGDEFIVILKNLQNPEHVQIVAEKIRQRLAEPFDLGNHTIQISASIGVSLSPQDTTYATELVNHADSAMYASKNKGRNQVNFFSPDQTHQMG, from the coding sequence ATGCGCCTTGATAAATTTATCCTTGAAAATCTTGAAGGTATCCTGCATGAGTGGGAAGAATTCGCCGCAAACTACCTGCCGGACGCGGACGGCATGAATAAGCGCGAATTGGGCGATCACCTCAGACAGATGCTGCTCACGATTGCCGCTGATCTGGCTCGTCCCCAGTCCGCGAAGGATCAAAGCCAAAAGGCAAAGGGTCAACAAATCTCCGATGGTTCCGTAACCGCGGCAACCACGCATGGATCGGAACGTTTAGCGGCAGGTTTCAGCCTCAATTCCACGGTCTCCGAATTTCGTGCCCTGCGTGCCAGTGTGACCAGACTCTGGATAAAGCAGGATTTCAAGCAGATTAATGCAGAAACCGACTTGGGAGATCTGATCCGCTTCAACGAAGCCATCGATCAAGCGATCACCGAGTCAGTGGTCGGTTACTCGACCGAAAAAGAATACGACTCCCGCATGTTCGAGACCATACTGGCGTGTGGTTCCGATCTAATCTTTAGCTTCGATCTTGACGGCAGGTTTGTGTATGCGAATAAACAACTGAAGGATTTATTCGGTCTGACGATGGAGGAAATGATAGGAAAAAATTGCTACGATCTGCACGTGCCGATTGCGGCAGAGCTACAGGCACAAGTTGAGCAGGTGATTCGTTCCAAAGGGTCCGTTAGCCGGGAAGCGCCTTATACAGCCAGCTCCGGAAAACCGGTCTGGCATGACTATGTATTTACACCGGTGTTCAACAAAGACGGTGAGGTAGAGTCAGTCGTCTGTATAGGACACGACGTCACCGAACGTAGAGCCTCGGAACATAATAACTGGACTAAGGCCAACTATGATGATTTGACCGGATTGCCCAATCGCAGCTTTTTCACCCATCGGCTGGAAGAATCCGTCAAACACTCCCACCGTTTTGGTTCGCCCATTGCACTGCTGTTTATTGATTTGGATTATTTCAAGGAAATCAACGATCAATTCGGCCATGAGGCTGGCGACAGTTTGTTAAAGCAAACAGCAGAACGCATTCACGCCTGTGTTCGGGAAAGCGATACCGCTGCGCGTATCGGGGGCGATGAATTTATCGTTATCTTGAAGAACTTACAAAATCCGGAGCACGTTCAAATCGTCGCCGAAAAAATTCGGCAACGGCTGGCCGAACCCTTCGATCTTGGCAACCATACCATTCAAATCTCGGCAAGTATCGGCGTGTCGCTCTCTCCGCAGGATACGACTTATGCCACCGAGTTGGTGAATCATGCGGATTCTGCAATGTATGCCTCGAAAAATAAGGGACGGAATCAGGTCAACTTTTTCTCACCGGATCAGACCCACCAAATGGGCTAA
- a CDS encoding Crp/Fnr family transcriptional regulator, translating to MPAKPEPQHNHLLAALSPDVQSRLFPYLELVPLPLRALLYESRRPMRHVYFPTDSIVSLQYMMENGASTAISVVGNEGLLGITLFLGGESTPSRSMVQSAGFAYRLPRLQVKQEFNRHGQLLMLMLRYTQALITQISQTAVCNRQHSIDQQLCRWLLLSMDRLSHNHLTMTQDFISNMLGVRRESVTQAALNLQQRGVISYSRGLIKVLDRPKLETLSCECYSVVKKETDLLLDYLPQRRVITNPDTIPTATLPTL from the coding sequence ATGCCCGCCAAACCTGAGCCGCAACACAATCATCTTCTCGCGGCCTTGTCGCCGGACGTGCAAAGCCGTTTGTTTCCTTACCTGGAACTGGTGCCCTTGCCATTGCGCGCACTGTTGTATGAATCCAGGCGGCCCATGCGCCACGTTTACTTTCCCACAGACTCTATAGTGTCGCTGCAATATATGATGGAAAACGGGGCATCGACCGCGATCTCCGTGGTGGGCAATGAGGGCTTGCTGGGCATCACCTTGTTTTTGGGCGGCGAGAGCACACCGAGCCGGTCGATGGTACAGAGTGCCGGTTTTGCTTATCGGCTCCCCAGACTACAGGTGAAACAGGAATTCAACCGCCACGGCCAATTGTTGATGCTGATGCTGCGCTACACGCAAGCCTTGATCACGCAAATCTCGCAAACCGCGGTGTGCAACCGGCAACATTCTATTGACCAGCAGCTCTGCCGCTGGCTCCTGCTTTCCATGGATCGCCTGTCTCACAACCACTTAACCATGACACAGGATTTCATCAGCAATATGCTCGGTGTGCGCCGCGAAAGCGTCACCCAGGCCGCGCTAAATTTGCAGCAGCGGGGGGTGATTTCCTATTCGCGCGGGTTAATCAAGGTGCTCGACCGGCCGAAACTTGAAACGCTGAGTTGCGAGTGCTACAGCGTGGTCAAGAAGGAAACGGATCTGCTGCTCGATTACCTGCCGCAGCGCCGCGTGATCACGAATCCCGATACTATCCCCACTGCGACGCTTCCTACGCTTTAG
- a CDS encoding DUF4398 domain-containing protein has translation MKTITYPGSLTTIYGVSLIAALFAVGCASIPAPTEQMAVSKAAVNSANSAGGNEFAPVALRAAMEKMDAAERAMAREDYLMARQQAEQAQVDAQLAASTARAAKAQKAASELQEGNRVLREELNRVTQ, from the coding sequence ATGAAAACAATTACATACCCCGGATCGTTAACGACGATCTATGGCGTAAGCCTGATCGCGGCGCTCTTTGCCGTCGGTTGCGCGAGCATTCCGGCACCGACCGAACAAATGGCGGTGTCCAAGGCGGCAGTGAACAGCGCCAATAGCGCCGGCGGCAACGAATTTGCACCGGTAGCTTTGCGAGCGGCCATGGAAAAAATGGACGCCGCCGAACGGGCGATGGCGCGCGAAGATTATCTAATGGCCAGACAGCAAGCCGAACAAGCCCAGGTTGATGCGCAACTTGCGGCCTCTACCGCTCGTGCTGCCAAGGCGCAAAAGGCTGCTAGCGAGCTGCAGGAAGGCAATCGCGTGTTACGCGAAGAACTCAATCGCGTAACCCAATAA
- a CDS encoding cytochrome-c peroxidase — MTQKSNPGLFLAGCIGIALSVAAQAQTPEPLAPLPLTVDLNTPRVVLGQRLFHDPKLSDQGQRSCASCHPLDSGGMDGKVRAESADGVSLLRNTPSLFNVSFNYFFNWDGVVTTLEAHTEKVMLNPKIMNAKWPELLQRLRAVPEYGDAFNRTYPDGLTKANVVDALSNFERSLVTPNARFDRFLRGDTAALDADEQQGYHQFNALGCVACHQGVNLGGNLFQKFGIFGAPQGQQGPVDQGRYSVTGNERDRGVFRVPSLRNVAVTAPYFHDGRAANLEAAVDTMAEHQLGKRLAAKQRDAIVKFLRTLTGEYAGKALVVKNTTNP, encoded by the coding sequence ATGACGCAGAAAAGTAATCCTGGGCTTTTTTTAGCGGGATGTATAGGTATAGCCTTATCGGTTGCCGCGCAAGCTCAAACGCCGGAACCGCTGGCACCGTTGCCGCTCACGGTGGACTTAAATACGCCGCGTGTGGTGTTGGGGCAGCGCTTATTCCACGATCCCAAACTCTCCGACCAAGGTCAGCGCTCTTGCGCCAGTTGTCATCCGCTAGACAGCGGCGGCATGGACGGCAAGGTCCGTGCCGAATCGGCGGACGGTGTTTCGCTGCTACGCAATACTCCCAGCTTGTTCAACGTTTCCTTTAACTACTTTTTCAATTGGGATGGGGTAGTCACCACTTTGGAGGCGCATACCGAAAAAGTCATGCTCAATCCGAAAATCATGAACGCCAAATGGCCGGAGTTGCTCCAGCGTCTGCGCGCGGTTCCTGAGTATGGGGATGCGTTTAACCGGACCTATCCGGACGGATTGACGAAAGCCAACGTGGTCGATGCCTTAAGCAATTTCGAACGCAGTTTGGTTACGCCCAATGCGCGCTTCGACCGTTTTCTGCGCGGCGACACTGCGGCGCTTGATGCTGATGAACAGCAGGGTTATCACCAGTTCAATGCCTTGGGTTGCGTGGCCTGCCATCAGGGTGTCAATCTGGGCGGCAATTTATTCCAGAAGTTCGGCATATTCGGCGCACCGCAAGGCCAGCAGGGCCCCGTGGATCAGGGGCGTTATAGCGTGACCGGCAACGAGCGGGATCGGGGCGTGTTTCGGGTGCCCAGTTTACGCAATGTCGCCGTAACAGCGCCATATTTTCATGATGGTCGTGCCGCCAATCTGGAAGCGGCGGTGGATACGATGGCCGAGCATCAATTAGGTAAACGGCTGGCGGCGAAACAGCGCGATGCTATCGTCAAATTTCTGCGGACATTGACCGGGGAATATGCTGGCAAGGCTTTGGTCGTCAAGAACACAACCAATCCATGA
- the shc gene encoding squalene--hopene cyclase: protein MLIENSSLSGADVSHANMPGGAEPVNPDAGIALAKAGLLSLQNPAGYWVFELEADCTIPAEYILMMHYMAEIDTALQVKIANFLRSQAGADGSYPLYKDGPGDLSCTIKAYYALKMAGDGMDAVHMVKAREWILMHGGAAKANVFTRIMLAMFQQIPWRGVPFIPVEIMLLPKWFPFHIDKVSYWSRTVMVPLSILCTYQVKARNPHKIDIAELFLTPANLENHYFSHVKTPLGKAILVLDRIGRLLEPLLPGFIRRKATAKATDWFMARLNGYDGLGAIFTAMVNAYEAMDYLGIPSDNAQRQIARAAIDKLLVVKDDTAYCQPCVSPIWDTGLAVLALQEVDSHERDPRSLKATQAALRWLASKQLSDEPGDWRVQRPNLAGGGWAFQFGNSYYPDVDDTAVVAYAMQQAEMPEFTENIRRAAHWISGMQSRNGGYGAFDADNDHYYLNQIPFADHGALLDPPTADVSARCIMLLGKLDMPQYCPVIDRCVAYLRAEQEVDGSWFGRWGTNYIYGTWSVLLGFAAAGIPAGDASVRRAVTWLKSKQRADGGWGEGNIGYHDPRIRGEFECSTAFHTALAVMALLAAEETDCLEVSDGVNYLLRNQQADGFWHDDCFNAPGFPKFFYLKYHGYDKFFPLWALARYRNARASG, encoded by the coding sequence ATGCTAATAGAAAACTCGTCACTATCCGGTGCGGATGTCAGCCACGCGAATATGCCTGGCGGTGCTGAACCGGTAAATCCGGATGCCGGTATTGCATTAGCCAAGGCTGGCTTGCTGAGCTTACAAAACCCGGCCGGTTATTGGGTGTTCGAACTGGAAGCCGATTGCACCATCCCCGCCGAATACATTCTGATGATGCATTACATGGCGGAGATCGACACGGCCTTGCAAGTCAAAATCGCCAACTTCCTGCGCAGCCAGGCCGGCGCGGACGGCAGTTATCCGCTGTACAAAGACGGCCCTGGCGACCTTAGTTGTACTATCAAAGCCTATTACGCATTAAAAATGGCGGGCGACGGCATGGACGCGGTGCATATGGTCAAAGCGCGCGAGTGGATATTGATGCACGGCGGCGCGGCGAAGGCCAATGTGTTTACCCGCATCATGCTGGCAATGTTTCAACAAATCCCCTGGCGCGGTGTACCGTTTATTCCGGTGGAAATCATGCTGTTACCCAAATGGTTTCCGTTTCATATCGACAAAGTGTCGTATTGGTCGCGGACCGTGATGGTGCCGTTGTCGATTTTGTGTACCTATCAGGTCAAAGCCCGCAACCCGCACAAGATTGATATTGCCGAGTTGTTTCTAACGCCGGCAAACTTGGAAAACCATTATTTTTCCCATGTCAAAACGCCGCTAGGCAAAGCTATTTTAGTATTGGATCGAATTGGCCGACTGCTGGAGCCGTTGCTACCCGGCTTTATCCGCCGCAAGGCCACCGCCAAAGCCACGGATTGGTTCATGGCGCGGCTAAACGGCTACGATGGGCTGGGGGCGATATTTACCGCGATGGTCAATGCTTACGAGGCGATGGATTATCTGGGGATTCCGTCGGACAACGCCCAACGCCAAATCGCCAGAGCGGCCATCGATAAATTGTTGGTGGTGAAAGACGATACGGCTTATTGCCAGCCTTGCGTGTCGCCGATCTGGGATACCGGTTTGGCCGTGTTGGCTTTGCAGGAAGTCGATAGTCACGAGCGCGATCCGCGCAGTCTAAAAGCCACGCAAGCGGCCTTGCGCTGGCTGGCGAGCAAGCAATTGAGCGATGAGCCGGGCGACTGGCGTGTACAACGCCCGAACTTGGCAGGTGGCGGTTGGGCTTTTCAATTCGGCAATAGTTATTATCCGGATGTGGACGATACCGCCGTGGTGGCGTATGCGATGCAGCAAGCCGAGATGCCGGAATTTACCGAGAATATCCGGCGCGCCGCACACTGGATTAGCGGCATGCAATCGCGCAATGGCGGCTATGGGGCTTTCGATGCCGACAACGATCACTATTATTTAAACCAAATTCCGTTTGCCGACCATGGTGCGCTGTTAGACCCGCCAACTGCCGATGTGAGCGCGCGTTGTATCATGCTGTTGGGTAAACTGGACATGCCGCAGTATTGCCCTGTTATCGACCGCTGCGTCGCTTATTTACGTGCCGAGCAGGAGGTCGATGGTTCTTGGTTCGGGCGCTGGGGCACCAATTATATTTACGGCACCTGGTCGGTATTGCTGGGATTTGCCGCAGCCGGTATTCCTGCGGGCGACGCCAGCGTGCGTCGGGCCGTGACTTGGTTGAAATCCAAGCAACGCGCCGATGGCGGCTGGGGCGAGGGCAATATCGGCTATCACGACCCCAGGATTCGCGGCGAATTCGAATGCAGTACCGCATTTCATACCGCCTTGGCCGTCATGGCTTTGCTGGCCGCGGAGGAAACAGACTGCCTGGAAGTCAGCGACGGCGTGAACTATCTGCTGAGAAATCAACAGGCCGACGGCTTCTGGCACGACGACTGTTTTAACGCGCCGGGTTTTCCGAAGTTTTTTTATCTGAAATATCACGGTTACGACAAATTCTTTCCGTTGTGGGCTCTAGCCCGTTATCGCAACGCGCGGGCAAGCGGATAA
- a CDS encoding septal ring lytic transglycosylase RlpA family protein, whose amino-acid sequence MATHRRISGFIGALLIGLWASSGCRSDRSNEQAPQQSPDQAGVPKETKHKEVGEASWYGPGFHGQETASGETFDQKKLTAAHPSLPMGTKATVTNLDNGKKVEVTINDRGPAAKEDRAIDLSSSAANKLDMKKDGTAQVKIETKSTKKSRTKIDKAKLAAKP is encoded by the coding sequence ATGGCAACGCATCGTAGAATTTCGGGATTTATAGGCGCATTACTGATTGGTTTATGGGCTAGCTCCGGTTGTCGCTCGGATCGCTCCAACGAGCAAGCTCCACAGCAGTCGCCGGATCAAGCAGGCGTTCCCAAGGAAACTAAGCATAAGGAAGTCGGCGAAGCATCGTGGTATGGACCCGGCTTCCACGGCCAGGAGACGGCCAGCGGCGAGACTTTCGATCAGAAAAAACTCACCGCCGCGCACCCGAGTTTGCCCATGGGAACCAAAGCCACCGTGACCAATCTGGATAACGGTAAAAAAGTAGAAGTGACCATCAACGATAGAGGCCCGGCGGCCAAGGAAGATAGAGCAATAGACCTTTCCAGCAGTGCGGCGAACAAGCTGGATATGAAAAAAGACGGCACTGCGCAAGTCAAGATCGAGACTAAATCCACCAAGAAATCCCGCACGAAAATCGACAAAGCCAAACTCGCGGCAAAGCCTTAA